From Pseudomonas putida, one genomic window encodes:
- a CDS encoding FecR family protein — MNQDRLNPSPDDAITDAAAQWCMRLHADDCTPAEREAFARWLAADPRHHDEYQAMLEIWFTADLLPRNATVVDFNPPPRQVARRRHHWRPMASAAAVALLVLPLAGWIGWMQGWLPNHYQHIEAGNQARTVQLSDGSTVELNLNTELTYFNFRDQRQVTLTRGEAFFKVQHDSSHPFIVRAGQGQTRVTGTQFNVWKYQDQVKVTLVQGSVLVSSDGSTGGYRLGPGMQASYRTGDFEPQLAQSEDHGNSLAWRRGQLVLDNLSLEQALPVINRYLDAPLLLADASTGRIRISGIYNTREVGRLVDNLPKVLPVYLTRSKDGSTVLNSISPPPDKG; from the coding sequence ATGAACCAAGACCGCCTCAATCCCAGCCCTGACGATGCCATCACCGACGCCGCCGCGCAGTGGTGCATGCGCCTGCACGCCGACGATTGCACCCCGGCCGAGCGCGAGGCCTTCGCCCGCTGGTTGGCAGCGGACCCGCGCCACCACGACGAATACCAGGCGATGCTGGAGATCTGGTTCACCGCCGACCTTTTGCCGCGCAACGCCACGGTCGTCGACTTCAACCCGCCGCCGCGTCAGGTGGCGAGGCGGCGCCATCATTGGCGGCCAATGGCCTCGGCGGCAGCCGTCGCCCTGCTGGTTTTGCCCCTGGCGGGCTGGATCGGCTGGATGCAAGGCTGGCTACCCAACCACTACCAGCACATTGAAGCAGGCAACCAGGCACGGACGGTCCAGCTGAGCGACGGCAGCACGGTGGAGCTCAACCTCAATACCGAACTGACCTACTTCAACTTCAGGGACCAGCGCCAGGTCACGCTCACGCGAGGCGAAGCGTTCTTCAAGGTGCAGCATGACAGCAGCCACCCGTTCATCGTCCGTGCCGGCCAAGGCCAGACCCGGGTCACCGGCACCCAATTCAACGTGTGGAAGTATCAGGACCAGGTCAAGGTCACCCTGGTGCAGGGGTCGGTGCTGGTCAGCAGCGACGGCAGCACCGGCGGCTACCGCCTGGGCCCCGGCATGCAGGCCAGCTACCGTACTGGCGACTTCGAACCGCAGCTGGCCCAGAGCGAAGACCACGGCAACAGCCTGGCCTGGCGCCGCGGCCAGCTGGTGCTCGACAACCTCAGCCTCGAACAGGCACTGCCGGTGATCAACCGCTACCTCGATGCGCCCCTGCTGCTGGCCGATGCCAGCACCGGCCGCATCCGCATCAGCGGCATCTACAACACCCGTGAAGTCGGGCGCCTGGTGGACAACCTGCCCAAGGTGCTGCCGGTCTACCTGACCCGCAGCAAGGACGGCAGCACTGTCCTCAACAGCATTTCCCCACCGCCCGACAAGGGCTGA
- a CDS encoding Na+/H+ antiporter family protein, whose protein sequence is MNAVIAAVGIMLILSLSRVHVVIALIIGALAGGLVGGLGMEGTLKAFNGGLGGGATVALSYALLGAFAVAIAKSGLAHALADRALAMIDRQGQATGGKVKWLLIGLMLVVAVSSQNILPIHIAFIPLLVPPLLYVLTRLRIDRRLIACVITFGLITPYMFLPVGFGNIFLNEILLANVARAGVDVSGVNVTHAMAIPAAGMLAGLLLAVCFSYRKKRDYDLARIEQVEQVSVQYNPLTLLVAGLAIAAAFIVQLWLDSMIIGAMVGFLIFSLSGIVRWKDTDSLFTEGMKMMAMIGFIMIAASGFAEVLKATGEVKGLVETSAQWIDHSKGVGALLMLLVGLLVTMGIGSSFSTVPILAAIFVPLCVQLGFDPLATVCIVGTAGALGDAGSPASDSTLGPTSGLNVDGQHHHIWDTVVPTFLHYNLPLLAFGWLAAMTL, encoded by the coding sequence ATGAATGCAGTGATTGCCGCGGTAGGCATCATGCTGATACTCAGCCTGTCACGGGTGCACGTGGTCATCGCCTTGATCATCGGCGCCTTGGCCGGCGGCCTGGTCGGCGGCCTGGGCATGGAGGGAACGCTCAAGGCCTTCAACGGCGGCCTGGGCGGCGGCGCCACGGTGGCGTTGTCCTATGCCTTGCTCGGCGCCTTTGCCGTGGCCATCGCCAAGTCCGGCCTGGCCCACGCCCTGGCCGACCGTGCGCTGGCGATGATCGACCGCCAGGGGCAGGCCACCGGCGGCAAGGTCAAGTGGCTGCTGATCGGCCTGATGCTGGTGGTGGCGGTGTCGTCGCAGAATATCCTGCCGATTCACATTGCCTTCATCCCGCTGCTGGTGCCGCCGCTGCTGTATGTACTGACCCGCCTGCGCATCGACCGCCGGCTGATCGCCTGCGTGATCACCTTTGGCTTGATCACGCCCTACATGTTCCTGCCGGTGGGGTTCGGCAATATCTTCCTCAATGAGATCCTGTTGGCCAACGTTGCCCGCGCCGGCGTCGATGTGAGCGGTGTCAACGTCACCCATGCCATGGCCATTCCGGCAGCGGGCATGCTGGCCGGCTTGCTGCTGGCGGTGTGCTTCAGCTACCGCAAAAAGCGTGATTATGACCTGGCGCGCATCGAGCAGGTCGAGCAGGTCAGCGTGCAGTACAACCCGCTGACCCTGCTGGTGGCGGGGCTGGCGATCGCTGCGGCGTTCATCGTTCAGCTGTGGCTGGACTCGATGATCATCGGTGCCATGGTCGGCTTCCTGATCTTCTCACTGTCGGGCATCGTGCGCTGGAAAGACACCGACAGCCTGTTCACCGAAGGCATGAAGATGATGGCCATGATCGGGTTCATCATGATCGCCGCTTCGGGGTTCGCCGAGGTACTCAAAGCCACTGGCGAGGTCAAAGGCCTGGTGGAAACCTCGGCGCAATGGATCGACCACAGCAAGGGCGTTGGTGCCTTGCTGATGCTGCTGGTGGGGTTGCTGGTGACCATGGGCATTGGCTCGTCGTTCTCGACGGTGCCGATTCTGGCGGCGATCTTCGTGCCGCTGTGCGTGCAGCTGGGCTTCGACCCCTTGGCCACCGTGTGCATCGTCGGCACCGCCGGTGCCCTGGGCGATGCAGGCTCGCCGGCATCGGACTCGACCCTGGGGCCAACCTCGGGGCTCAACGTCGATGGCCAGCATCACCACATCTGGGACACCGTGGTACCGACCTTCCTGCACTACAACCTGCCACTGCTGGCGTTTGGCTGGTTGGCGGCGATGACGCTCTAG
- a CDS encoding thioesterase II family protein, translated as MTALNLLCLPYSGASAMVFTRWRRKLPVWLQVRPVELPGRGARMGEPLHTDMQALAQQLAAEQRLAAAAPYALLGHSLGALLAFELAHELQALGCPPPVALFACGTAAPTRREDYDGKNWRDPKSDDELRNELRALNGTPEEVLANAELMSLTLPILRADFLLCGRYRYRPRPLLACPLHVLGGQDDRASEAQLRAWGQETQGAFTLQMFAGSHFFIHEQEDRVLTALTAALAPHRLCA; from the coding sequence GTGACCGCGCTCAACCTGCTGTGCCTGCCTTATTCCGGGGCCAGTGCCATGGTCTTTACCCGTTGGCGGCGCAAGTTGCCCGTCTGGCTGCAGGTACGCCCGGTCGAATTGCCTGGGCGCGGCGCACGCATGGGCGAGCCGTTGCACACCGACATGCAGGCCTTGGCCCAGCAGTTGGCGGCCGAACAGCGCCTGGCCGCTGCCGCACCTTATGCGTTGCTCGGCCACAGCCTGGGGGCGCTGCTGGCCTTCGAGCTGGCCCACGAGCTGCAGGCGCTGGGCTGCCCGCCACCGGTGGCGCTGTTCGCCTGCGGTACAGCGGCGCCGACCCGGCGTGAAGACTACGACGGCAAGAACTGGCGCGACCCCAAGAGCGATGACGAGCTGCGCAACGAACTGCGGGCGCTCAATGGCACGCCGGAGGAGGTGCTGGCCAACGCTGAGCTGATGAGCCTGACGTTACCGATCCTGCGTGCCGATTTTCTGCTCTGCGGCCGCTACCGTTATCGCCCGAGGCCTCTGCTGGCGTGCCCGCTGCATGTGCTGGGTGGGCAAGACGACCGCGCCAGTGAAGCGCAGCTGCGCGCCTGGGGCCAGGAAACCCAGGGTGCGTTCACCTTGCAGATGTTTGCGGGCAGCCACTTCTTCATCCATGAGCAGGAGGACCGCGTGCTCACGGCGCTGACTGCAGCGCTGGCGCCGCATCGGCTCTGCGCCTGA
- a CDS encoding hydrolase, producing MLIDPHKATLLVVDIQEKLIGAMSDAEGTRARARWLLAACTDLALPIVISEQYPKGLGHTLPELLAAAPAAEVVEKTHFSCVAAQCLPASLLAREQVIVCGMETHVCVLQSVLGLLALGKQVFLVEDACDSRTLANKAAGLARMRQAGAQVVTREMVLFELMGNASHPQFRHISKTYLVGEQP from the coding sequence ATGCTGATCGATCCCCACAAGGCCACGCTGCTGGTCGTCGACATCCAGGAAAAGCTCATCGGCGCCATGAGCGATGCCGAGGGCACCCGCGCCCGGGCCCGCTGGCTGCTGGCAGCCTGCACCGATCTTGCGCTGCCGATCGTCATCAGCGAACAGTACCCCAAAGGCCTGGGGCATACCCTGCCCGAACTTCTTGCAGCCGCCCCTGCGGCGGAAGTCGTGGAAAAGACCCATTTTTCCTGCGTTGCCGCCCAATGCCTGCCAGCCAGCCTGTTGGCGCGAGAGCAAGTGATCGTGTGCGGCATGGAAACCCACGTCTGCGTGCTGCAGAGCGTGCTTGGCCTGTTGGCCTTGGGCAAGCAGGTGTTCCTGGTCGAAGATGCCTGCGACAGCCGTACCCTGGCCAACAAGGCTGCAGGGCTGGCGCGGATGCGCCAGGCCGGTGCGCAGGTAGTGACCCGCGAAATGGTGCTGTTCGAACTCATGGGCAACGCCAGCCACCCGCAGTTTCGCCACATCAGCAAGACCTACCTGGTCGGGGAGCAACCCTGA
- a CDS encoding DUF1615 domain-containing protein: MALALLQGCAGRREEAPEADPAKVRAQLLRLLPAQAKDREGWAKDIQVAFEAQRIAPSKSNLCAVLAVTEQESTFNADPQVPNLGRIARAEVDRRAASLHIPRLLVDGALNTASGNGQTYQQRLLAVRSEKQLSALYDEFITGLPLGRTLLGGLNPVHTGGPMQVSVEFAEQHAKDYPYTYDGTIRQEVFSRRGGMYFGIGHLLGYPAHYERQLYRFADFNAGWYASRNAAFQAALSKVTGVPLALDGDLIAPGAIMPGNTEQAARKLSVKLGLRHPQIRSQLELGDSLAFEDSKLYSGVFALADAAAGKPVPRARLPGIQLKSPKITRKLTTAWFAGRVDERYQRCMKR, from the coding sequence ATGGCCCTGGCGCTGCTGCAGGGCTGCGCCGGGCGTCGCGAGGAGGCGCCCGAGGCCGACCCCGCCAAGGTGCGTGCACAGCTGCTGCGCTTGTTGCCGGCCCAGGCCAAGGACCGCGAGGGTTGGGCCAAGGATATCCAGGTCGCGTTCGAAGCCCAGCGCATCGCGCCGAGCAAGAGCAACCTGTGTGCGGTGCTGGCGGTGACCGAACAGGAATCGACGTTCAACGCCGACCCGCAGGTCCCCAACCTTGGGCGCATTGCGCGTGCCGAGGTCGACCGACGCGCCGCCAGCCTGCATATCCCGCGGTTGCTGGTGGACGGTGCACTGAATACGGCTTCGGGCAATGGCCAGACTTATCAGCAGCGGCTGCTCGCCGTGCGCAGTGAGAAACAACTGAGTGCGCTGTACGACGAGTTCATCACCGGTTTACCGCTGGGCCGGACCTTGCTGGGTGGGCTGAACCCGGTGCACACCGGCGGGCCGATGCAGGTCAGCGTCGAGTTTGCCGAGCAGCACGCCAAGGACTACCCCTACACCTACGACGGCACCATTCGCCAAGAAGTCTTCAGCCGTCGTGGCGGCATGTATTTCGGTATCGGGCATCTGCTGGGTTACCCCGCGCACTACGAGCGCCAGCTCTATCGCTTCGCCGACTTCAACGCCGGCTGGTACGCCAGCCGCAATGCCGCGTTTCAGGCAGCCCTGAGCAAGGTGACCGGTGTGCCCCTGGCCCTGGATGGCGACCTGATCGCCCCCGGCGCGATCATGCCAGGCAATACCGAGCAGGCAGCGCGCAAGCTGAGTGTGAAACTGGGGCTGCGTCACCCGCAGATCCGCAGCCAGCTGGAGCTGGGCGACAGCCTGGCCTTCGAAGACAGCAAACTGTACAGCGGAGTGTTCGCCCTGGCTGACGCGGCCGCCGGCAAGCCGGTGCCGCGCGCCAGGTTGCCGGGGATCCAGCTGAAAAGCCCGAAGATCACCCGCAAGCTGACCACCGCGTGGTTTGCGGGGAGGGTGGACGAGCGTTACCAGCGGTGCATGAAACGTTAG
- a CDS encoding HlyD family efflux transporter periplasmic adaptor subunit: MANNADNSTPSAAPEPSRKRKVWLLGLLLVVLLAGAGAWAWYSLIGRWHESTDDAYVNGNVVEITPLVTGTVTSIGADDGDLVHAGQVLLQFDPADSEVALQSAEAKLARTVREVRGLYSNVDSLKAQLQTRQAELQKAQQNYNRRKVLADSGAIAAEEISHARDDLTVAQAAVNSARQQLNTSTALVDDTVVSSHPEVMAAAADLRQAYLDHARTTLVAPVTGYVAKRTVQLGQRLQPGTATMAVIPLDEVWIDANFKETQLRDMRIGQPVEISADLYGSDVKYSGTVDSLGAGTGSAFALLPAQNATGNWIKIVQRVPVRIHLSPDQLKDHPLRIGLSTVVEVDLHDQSGPALAQQPPQQASYTTQVYDRQLVEADRLIARLIHDNSAPGKTAQR; this comes from the coding sequence ATGGCCAATAACGCAGACAACTCAACTCCCTCCGCCGCACCCGAACCGTCGCGCAAGCGCAAGGTCTGGCTGCTTGGCCTGTTGCTGGTGGTGCTGCTCGCCGGCGCTGGCGCCTGGGCTTGGTACAGCCTGATCGGGCGCTGGCACGAAAGCACCGACGACGCCTACGTCAACGGCAACGTCGTGGAGATCACCCCGCTGGTCACCGGCACCGTTACCAGCATTGGCGCCGATGACGGCGACCTGGTGCACGCCGGCCAGGTGCTGCTGCAGTTCGATCCCGCCGACAGCGAGGTGGCCCTGCAGTCTGCCGAAGCCAAGCTGGCCCGCACGGTGCGAGAGGTCCGTGGCCTGTACAGCAACGTCGATTCCCTCAAGGCCCAGCTGCAGACCCGCCAGGCCGAGCTGCAGAAGGCCCAGCAGAACTACAACCGACGCAAGGTGCTGGCCGACAGCGGCGCGATTGCCGCAGAAGAAATCTCCCACGCCCGGGACGACCTGACCGTGGCCCAGGCCGCCGTCAACAGCGCCCGTCAGCAGCTCAATACCAGTACGGCGCTGGTGGACGACACGGTGGTGTCTTCGCACCCCGAGGTCATGGCCGCCGCCGCCGATCTGCGCCAGGCATACCTGGACCACGCACGCACCACGCTGGTGGCGCCAGTCACCGGTTACGTTGCCAAACGTACCGTGCAGCTCGGCCAGCGTTTGCAGCCGGGCACCGCGACCATGGCAGTCATCCCCCTGGACGAGGTGTGGATCGACGCCAACTTCAAGGAAACCCAGCTGCGCGACATGCGTATCGGCCAACCCGTGGAAATCAGCGCTGACCTGTACGGCAGCGACGTCAAGTACAGCGGCACGGTCGACAGCCTGGGCGCCGGTACCGGCAGCGCCTTCGCCTTGCTGCCGGCACAGAACGCCACCGGCAACTGGATCAAGATCGTCCAGCGCGTGCCGGTGCGCATCCACCTCAGCCCGGATCAGCTCAAGGACCACCCGCTGCGCATCGGCCTGTCCACCGTGGTCGAGGTCGACCTGCACGACCAGAGTGGCCCGGCCCTGGCCCAGCAGCCACCGCAGCAGGCCAGCTACACCACCCAGGTGTACGACCGTCAGTTGGTCGAAGCTGACCGTCTGATCGCTCGGCTGATCCACGACAACAGTGCCCCTGGCAAGACGGCGCAACGATGA
- a CDS encoding DHA2 family efflux MFS transporter permease subunit codes for MSNNAAAQFTPPSLLLTTIGLSLATFMQVLDTTIANVALPTISGNLGVSSEQGTWVITSFAVSNAIALPLTGWLSRRFGEVKLFIWATLLFVLASFLCGISQSMPELVGFRVLQGVVAGPLYPMTQTLLIAVYPPAKRGMALALLAMVTVVAPIAGPILGGWITDSYSWPWIFFINVPIGLFAAAVVRQQMRARPVVTSRQPMDYIGLLTLIVGVGALQVVLDKGNDLDWFESSFIIIGSLISVVFLAIFIIWELTDRHPVVNLRLFAHRNFRIGTIVLVGGYAGFFGINLILPQWLQTQMGYTATWAGLAVAPIGLLPVIMSPFVGKYAQRFDLRVLAGLAFLAIGASCFMRAGFTNEVDFQHIALVQLFMGIGVALFFMPTLSILLSDLPPHQIADGSGLATFLRTLGGSFAASLTTWIWIRRADQHHAYLSENISQFDPATRHTLEQLGGASPQSYAQLEQILNGQAYMMSTVDYFTLMGWIFAGLILLVWLAKPPFAAKAGPASAGH; via the coding sequence ATGAGCAACAACGCTGCGGCGCAGTTCACCCCGCCGAGCCTGCTGCTGACCACCATAGGCCTGTCGCTGGCGACGTTCATGCAGGTGCTCGACACCACCATCGCCAACGTCGCCTTGCCGACCATTTCCGGCAACCTGGGGGTGAGTTCCGAGCAGGGCACCTGGGTGATCACCTCGTTCGCGGTGAGCAATGCCATCGCGTTGCCGTTGACCGGCTGGCTCAGCCGGCGTTTCGGTGAGGTCAAACTGTTCATCTGGGCCACGCTGCTGTTCGTACTGGCGTCCTTTCTGTGCGGCATCTCGCAGTCGATGCCAGAGCTGGTGGGCTTTCGAGTGCTGCAAGGTGTGGTGGCTGGGCCGCTTTACCCGATGACCCAAACCTTGCTGATCGCTGTCTACCCGCCGGCCAAGCGGGGGATGGCGCTGGCGTTGCTGGCGATGGTCACGGTGGTGGCGCCGATTGCCGGGCCGATCCTGGGCGGCTGGATCACCGACAGTTACAGCTGGCCGTGGATCTTCTTCATCAACGTGCCCATCGGCCTGTTCGCGGCCGCAGTGGTGCGTCAGCAAATGCGCGCACGGCCGGTGGTCACCAGCCGCCAGCCGATGGACTACATCGGCCTGCTGACCTTGATCGTGGGGGTGGGCGCATTGCAGGTGGTGCTCGACAAGGGCAATGACCTGGACTGGTTCGAGTCGTCGTTCATCATCATCGGCAGCCTGATCTCGGTCGTGTTCCTGGCGATCTTCATCATCTGGGAGCTGACCGACCGCCATCCTGTGGTCAACTTGCGGCTGTTCGCGCACCGTAATTTCCGAATCGGTACCATTGTGCTGGTGGGAGGCTACGCAGGCTTTTTCGGCATCAACCTGATCCTGCCGCAATGGTTGCAGACGCAGATGGGCTACACCGCCACCTGGGCAGGCCTTGCGGTGGCACCGATCGGCCTGCTGCCGGTGATCATGTCGCCGTTCGTGGGCAAGTACGCGCAGCGGTTCGACTTGCGGGTGCTGGCGGGGTTGGCGTTCTTGGCCATCGGCGCCAGCTGTTTCATGCGTGCAGGCTTCACCAATGAGGTGGATTTCCAGCACATTGCCCTGGTGCAACTGTTCATGGGGATCGGTGTAGCGCTGTTCTTCATGCCGACCCTGAGCATCCTGCTGTCGGACCTGCCGCCGCACCAGATCGCCGACGGGTCTGGCCTGGCGACGTTCCTGCGTACATTGGGCGGCAGCTTTGCGGCGTCGTTGACCACCTGGATCTGGATCCGCCGGGCGGACCAGCATCATGCCTACCTGAGCGAGAACATCAGCCAGTTCGACCCGGCGACGCGGCACACGCTGGAGCAGCTGGGCGGGGCCAGCCCGCAAAGCTATGCGCAGCTGGAGCAGATACTCAACGGGCAGGCCTACATGATGTCGACGGTGGATTACTTCACCTTGATGGGCTGGATATTCGCCGGCCTGATCCTGTTGGTGTGGTTGGCCAAGCCGCCGTTTGCTGCCAAGGCCGGGCCGGCGTCGGCAGGGCATTGA
- a CDS encoding MbtH family protein: MTSVFDRDDIQFQVVVNHEEQYSIWPDYKAIPNGWRAVGKSGLKKDCLAYIDEVWTDMRPLSLRQKMADAAAQ; this comes from the coding sequence ATGACTTCCGTTTTCGACCGCGACGATATCCAGTTCCAGGTAGTGGTCAACCACGAAGAGCAGTATTCCATCTGGCCCGATTACAAGGCGATCCCCAACGGCTGGCGCGCTGTGGGCAAGAGCGGGCTGAAAAAGGACTGCCTGGCCTACATTGATGAAGTCTGGACCGATATGCGCCCGCTGAGCCTGCGTCAGAAGATGGCTGACGCTGCCGCACAGTGA
- a CDS encoding MarR family winged helix-turn-helix transcriptional regulator: MSHFTPQNFQSCAIGMLLGRAAILKDRILDWHLESEGVTAAQFKVLIIVTQYQVDTPAEVCRYLGLDSGSMTRMLDRLEHKGLLLRNRCADDRRQVRLALTADGQRLADRLPEIGAAAMNELVGVLQPDELKTLEGLLAKVLLGAGDPLTIRRYGDR; encoded by the coding sequence ATGTCCCATTTCACCCCGCAAAACTTCCAGTCCTGCGCCATCGGCATGCTCCTGGGCCGTGCGGCCATCCTGAAGGACCGCATTCTCGACTGGCACCTCGAATCAGAAGGCGTCACCGCCGCGCAGTTCAAGGTGTTGATCATCGTCACCCAGTACCAGGTGGATACGCCGGCCGAGGTCTGCCGCTATCTGGGCCTGGACAGCGGCTCGATGACCCGCATGCTCGACCGGCTCGAGCACAAGGGCCTGCTCTTGCGCAACCGCTGCGCCGACGACCGTCGCCAGGTACGCCTGGCCCTGACCGCCGACGGCCAGCGCCTGGCCGACCGCTTGCCAGAGATCGGCGCGGCGGCGATGAACGAACTGGTCGGCGTGCTGCAGCCTGACGAACTCAAGACCCTTGAAGGCCTGCTGGCCAAGGTCCTGCTCGGTGCCGGCGACCCTCTGACGATCCGCCGCTACGGCGATCGTTGA
- a CDS encoding alpha/beta hydrolase gives MNIVRKTLSAGLLALSATSALAAGSPGVEQHTQAFLEALEKGGGKPLEQLSPKDARAVLTGAQASVKVDLSGIEVTARTIKVNGEAIKLQIVRPANVKGELPVFMFFHGGGWVLGDFPTHQRLIRDLVVGSGAVAVYVDYTPSPEAHYPTAINQAYAATRWVAEHGKALGVDGKRLAVAGNSVGGNMAAVVALKAKEAGTPQLRFQLLLWPVTDASFETASYKQFAEGHFLTTGMMKWFWDNYTTDAKAREQIYASPLRASSEQLKGLPPALVQTAQFDVLRDEGEAYARKLDAAGVTVTSVRYNGMIHDYGLLNPLSEVPAVKAAMRQAAGELKVHLQ, from the coding sequence ATGAACATTGTCCGCAAAACCCTCAGTGCCGGCCTGCTGGCCTTGTCTGCAACCAGTGCACTGGCAGCAGGTAGCCCAGGTGTCGAGCAGCACACCCAGGCTTTCCTCGAAGCCTTGGAAAAAGGCGGTGGCAAGCCGCTCGAACAACTCAGCCCTAAAGATGCCCGCGCCGTGCTGACCGGTGCCCAGGCGTCGGTGAAGGTGGACCTGTCTGGCATCGAAGTGACAGCGCGTACCATCAAGGTCAACGGTGAGGCGATCAAGCTGCAGATCGTGCGCCCGGCCAACGTCAAAGGTGAGTTGCCGGTGTTCATGTTCTTCCATGGCGGCGGCTGGGTGCTGGGCGACTTCCCGACCCACCAGCGGCTGATTCGCGATCTGGTGGTGGGTTCTGGCGCAGTGGCCGTCTATGTGGATTACACCCCCTCCCCAGAGGCGCACTACCCCACTGCGATCAACCAGGCCTACGCCGCGACCCGCTGGGTGGCCGAGCATGGCAAAGCGCTGGGTGTGGACGGCAAGCGCCTGGCCGTGGCCGGCAACAGTGTCGGTGGCAACATGGCGGCGGTGGTCGCGCTCAAGGCCAAAGAGGCCGGTACGCCCCAGTTGCGCTTCCAGTTGCTGCTGTGGCCGGTGACCGATGCCAGCTTCGAGACGGCTTCCTATAAACAGTTTGCCGAGGGCCACTTCCTCACCACAGGGATGATGAAGTGGTTCTGGGACAACTACACCACCGACGCCAAGGCCCGCGAGCAGATCTACGCCTCGCCGCTACGGGCCAGCAGCGAGCAGCTCAAAGGGTTGCCCCCAGCGCTGGTGCAGACGGCGCAGTTCGATGTGCTGCGTGATGAAGGTGAGGCGTATGCACGCAAACTGGATGCGGCCGGGGTGACGGTTACTTCGGTGCGCTACAACGGCATGATTCACGACTACGGGTTGCTGAACCCGCTGAGCGAGGTGCCTGCGGTGAAGGCAGCGATGCGCCAGGCGGCTGGGGAATTGAAGGTGCACTTGCAGTAA
- a CDS encoding LysR family transcriptional regulator, translating into MNPYEDMRIFAQVMEAGSFTAAADRLGMSKQSVSRRLMQLEERLGVRLLNRSTRRLDATPLGQHYYQSALRLLGEVQQVEHDISGQAQALRGTLRLSAPLSFAMAHLGCLLTEFLRLHPQVNVEVDLSDRPVDLIGEGYDLALRIGALEDSSLIARRIADVERVYCASPAYLQARGAPQRPELLAEHDCLPYGHSRQVQWQFTQGGRAQAIAVAGRMRANNGELLRDAAIAAMGVTYLPTFIVGQALADGRLVRVLEDWTPPALQLSAVYPQHRQVARPVQGFVEFLRTRLAQL; encoded by the coding sequence ATGAACCCGTACGAAGACATGCGCATTTTTGCCCAGGTCATGGAGGCCGGCAGTTTTACCGCCGCCGCCGACCGCCTGGGCATGTCCAAGCAGTCGGTCAGCCGGCGCCTGATGCAGCTCGAAGAGCGCCTGGGCGTACGCCTGCTCAACCGCTCCACCCGGCGCCTGGATGCCACCCCGCTGGGCCAGCACTACTACCAGTCGGCCTTGCGCTTGCTGGGTGAGGTGCAGCAGGTGGAGCACGACATCAGCGGCCAGGCCCAGGCCTTGCGCGGCACCCTTCGCTTGAGCGCGCCGTTGTCGTTCGCCATGGCGCACCTGGGGTGCCTGTTGACCGAGTTCCTGCGCTTGCACCCACAGGTGAATGTGGAGGTGGACCTGAGCGATCGGCCGGTGGACCTGATCGGCGAGGGTTATGATTTGGCCTTGCGTATCGGTGCGCTGGAGGATTCCAGCCTGATCGCGCGGCGCATTGCCGATGTCGAGCGGGTGTATTGCGCCAGCCCTGCGTATCTTCAGGCGCGGGGCGCGCCGCAGCGGCCCGAGCTGCTGGCCGAGCATGACTGCCTGCCCTATGGCCATTCACGGCAAGTGCAATGGCAGTTCACCCAAGGGGGCAGGGCTCAGGCAATCGCAGTGGCCGGCCGCATGCGCGCCAATAACGGTGAGTTGCTCAGGGACGCGGCGATTGCCGCGATGGGGGTGACTTACCTGCCGACCTTCATCGTCGGGCAGGCGTTGGCGGACGGGCGCCTGGTGAGGGTGCTGGAAGACTGGACGCCGCCGGCGTTGCAATTGTCGGCGGTGTATCCGCAGCATCGGCAGGTGGCCAGGCCGGTGCAGGGGTTTGTCGAGTTCTTGCGCACGCGGTTGGCGCAGCTTTAG